One Aegilops tauschii subsp. strangulata cultivar AL8/78 chromosome 7, Aet v6.0, whole genome shotgun sequence genomic window carries:
- the LOC141026716 gene encoding uncharacterized protein yields the protein MALRIGHPQTAGPLEDEDHLGEILVRLLPLPSLLVCASTIPHERFSLCFWHALGRWTLLRCCHGRVLIINRDLKLLLLFAPVTRGLRGVVIPLEFVDDEYVIYNGAVLCAVADVQGHLHGDYHSSPCNVVLVVTRWRHPVLARVYSLETDEAEIFP from the exons aTGGCCCTCCGCATCGGCCATCCGCAGACGGCGGGGCCACTGGAAGACGAGGACCACCTCGGCGAgatcctcgtccgcctcctcccgcTGCCCTCCTTGCTTGTCTGCGCCTCCACT ATCCCTCACGAGCGCTTCTCCCTGTGCTTCTGGCACGCGCTTGGTCGCTGGACCTTGCTAAGATGCTGCCATGGCCGCGTCCTGATCATCAACCGGGATCTGAAACTTCTCCTTCTATTCGCCCCTGTCACGAGGGGCCTCCGCGGcgtggtaattcctctggaattCGTCGATGACGAGTACGTCATCTACAATGGGGCCGTGCTCTGCGCTGTTGCCGACGTGCAAGGTCACTTGCATGGAGACTACCACTCGAGCCCCTGCAACGTGGTTCTGGTGGTCACCAGATGGAGACACCCAGTGCTAGCCCGGGTCTACTCCTTGGAGACTGATGAGGCGGAGATCTTCCCATAA
- the LOC141026717 gene encoding uncharacterized protein, whose protein sequence is MALRTGHPQTAGPLGDEDHLGEILVRLLPLPSLIVRASAFSGQRGRLVTDQAFFRILDAPIRSLMPPCRVLVINRDLTLLLLFAPVTRGLRGVVIPLDFVDGAYVIYNGAVLCAVADVQGHLHGDYHSGPFNVVLVATRWRHPVLARVYSLETGEGEIFP, encoded by the exons aTGGCCCTCCGCACCGGCCATCCGCAGACGGCGGGGCCACTGGGAGACGAGGACCACCTCGGCGAgatcctcgtccgcctcctcccgcTGCCCTCCTTGATTGTCCGCGCCTCCGCCTTCTCTGGGCAACGGGGGCGCCTCGTCACGGACCAGGCCTTCTTCCGCATCCTCGACGCCCCGATTAGATCTCTC ATGCCGCCATGCCGCGTCCTCGTCATCAACCGGGATCTGACCCTTCTCCTTCTGTTCGCCCCTGTCACGAGGGGCCTCCGCGGCGTGGTAATTCCTCTAGATTTCGTCGATGGCGCGTACGTCATCTACAATGGGGCCGTGCTCTGCGCTGTTGCCGACGTGCAAGGTCACTTGCATGGAGACTACCACTCGGGCCCCTTCAACGTGGTTCTGGTGGCCACAAGATGGAGACACCCAGTGCTAGCCCGGGTCTACTCCTTAGAGACTGGTGAGGGGGAGATCTTCCCATAA